The DNA segment tacttgtgtataggtagcatgTGAAAAACTTCTAGTGCTTTGAATTCAACTCCTGTTTCTGGTTACTTGTGCCTGACAGGGCCCACCCCACACCTATGGGTATTTTGATCTTCTATCCAtgctatttgcttttgtttggtcAAATAGTGGAATGCAGTTGTAAGGCAGATATACCCATGGTGGTCATAGTGTCATATATTCCAGTGCAAGCAACATGTGACCTATTTCATATAtgcttcatttttcatttttgcaaGTCTTGCACGCACACCTGCTTCTTCTACAGCAGAGTGAAAAGGGTGCAGCCTTCAACACACAATCAAAGGAATgtataaatagaagaaaaagaagaaaatgaatggGTGTTAAAAATAATTAGCTAACAGGGCAGGTCTGAACAAAGGAAGAAGACACACCTATGTTTTCCTCTGTTTGTGTCTAAATAAGGGGATCCACCTGGTTACCAGTACagaaaatatactttattaattCAGGAAAATGAAGCATCATTTTGATCAgcaatcaccaactggtggtccatgaaccactggtggtccacaagaaaatgttggtggtatgcagaaaaattatttgcattttttatattacactaaatcaggggtcctcaaactacagtccCTGGGCTGGAtaagtgcaatgaatgtttgtattgctgcagataGCCTCCcttttcagggtctttttgtgtgggtcagagtgggacagaaattctgacttgaaattctggcttcagcctcctggtgtggggctttgggcaaaggctggagggaagtgccactagtGGCAAAAATCCAGAGGACTTTGTTCGGGTCAGACTGCAtcatagcctggaactggctgaccatctctgcccactgagcctccaggtgccgattCCTAGCCTTGCACcccctcaggtcttccctctgcttggaaagcctatgctcctagtcctgagtgaggtgcttctgctgagcctccttctcggtcagatccaatttaaactgagccagctgttttgccaactctttctcatggtggctgcttagttccagcaactgcttcctgttggggccttaaggagACCATGCAGGcaggggaagaggggaggggaggagtgagtagaggctgatgaggtgcccctcgatgtgagtgacattgagtcggcccatgcccacccagtcactaggcagatcatattagtggtccgtgagatttaaaattatgaatttagtggttcctgaggtccgaaaagttggtgaTCCCTGATTTAGATCGACTGGATCATGATTCCTCCTTAGGGAGAAGAAAGAACCACAGCTTAGTAACAAAGAACATGTTTTCACGGATAGTGTCCATTTCACAGCTGCAAATTGCAAGGATGATATTTTAATCCCTATGTTATCAGGGAGAGTAGACAATTTTAGGTAAaatggttgtttaaaaaaaagaaaagaaatagctcTTGTTTACAGAAACCATGAGGAATTGGCTACCCCTTGTACACAGCAGAAACGTGcagattttatattaaaaaataaatagaaactgCAATGGTCAGCAGTAGCAACTGAGCAGAATTTTAAAACCTTCCTGAAAATCACCACTGAGCTATCAGCAAAGaggaaataaataatttcctcTTTTGAATCAATGTACTGTGTCCTACCCTGGTTTCCCAACTCTATAAGAGCCACTATGGAGCACTggttagtattgcaggctaactctgcccactgccagtatttcaatcctgaccaggctcaaggttgactcaaccttccatcctttcgaagttggtataatgaggacccaaattgttgggaccaatacactgactctgtaaatcgcttagagaggactgtaaagcattatgaacaggcatataagtctaagtgctattgctatcagagaCCTTCATAGCCTGCATAACAGCAGCTGTTTCCTGCAGGAGCACATAAAATACAATTGATTGCTGCTTCCAAATTCATGCCCTAATACTTGTTATACGATGCATATCTTTTCTTCTTGCTTCATAAGGAGGGTTGGTTAATAGATGTATTACAAAAACCTCAAGCCTGGTTGTATTGATAGCAAAGAAACCTAGGAGAGAAGGTTTCTAGTCTTCCATCAAGGAATGGCAAAggtaatctagaacaggggtctccaaccttggtccctttaaaacttttttgtaaaaacttttttgtaaaacttgtggacttcaattcccagagtccctcagccagcaaagctggtttaggaactctgggagttgaagtccacacatcttaaagggaccaaggttggagacccctgctctagaaacagTATTTTATAGAAACAGTAAGAGAGAATCTTTCTTCCAGAAGCAACGTTGATAAACAAGAGTAATTTGACAAGAGTAAAGGCTGCCTTGAATTCTGAATGTATTACCAAAACAAGATACAAGACAGCCACTAGAAACTGAAGAGAAAATTTTGGGCAaaaagattaacagattaacagagttgggagggaccttatactgtaggtcatctagtgcaggggtctccaaccttggtccctttaagatgtgtggacttcaactcccagagttcctcagccagctttgctggctgagggactctgggagttgaagtccacacattttaaagggaccaaggttggagacccctgatctaatgcagtcccctgctcaagcaggtgaccctacataaaataaaataaaaataaaatagataaaaatgaatGGATGTTTCTGAGAAATGCCCTCCAAAAGAACAACAATGGCTTTTGGGAGGCATTTTGGGTGtgtgagggaaaggaaaggaaaggtaaaaAGGCTGTAGGTGTTTTGGAAGAGGAAGAGATAAATTGATAATAGGTGATGGCAAAAaatatcttatttcattctttaggCCCGTTTGTTAGAAGCAAAGCCCTTaactaccaataaaggagaatatttatagctcagaattgaaatgaggggtccttggtgctctctgagcttagttgtttccttgcagatgtttcattacccaaactagctaacatcatcagtcctagttATGAGGACAGATATTAACTCGTttgggtctgcaagaaaacaaccaagctcacagagcactaAAGATCCCTCGAGGCCCTAACTGGCCATTGATGGTAGGAGAGAGCTGCAATTCAGATTAGAGAAGGAAAGCTGATGTAAATGAATTCAAGTTTCAAGATGAATGAAATTTTGTGTATCAAAGAAGTCATATTAACAAATCTGTGTGGATTCCTGGAAAACTCCCTGTTTATAGCAAAAGTTCCTgtgtttgaaagaaaaaagacaacccAGGATTTGCAGACCTGCTGGCCAAGGTCCTTGAGTAATTATTAAGCATCACTTAGATACAGTATATACGTTATTTATAATACCCAGCTTTTATCCAGCATTGGAGAGCTATCATGATTCTTCTTTATTAGGGGAATTGATTTTAATGGGTAATACAGGATAATAGAGGTGTATAGAAACATTTTAAATTCATATTTCCAAACTGTGGACTACTCATACCTCACCAATGAGAAAGAGGAAGCCCATGAAGGAAACACTTCCCTTCTCCCAAGCAATTGAATTCTCAAGATGCTTAGTTGAGGTGGTTCCTTCATGTCCAGCTAATACTTAGAATTAATTTTCTCCATCttacatcatcctgccaacaaaagtatagtcaaggctatggttttcccagttgcaatgtatggctgtgaaagttgaaccataaggaaggctgagcgccaaagaaccgaggcctttgaactctggtgctggagaagactcctgcgagtcccttggactgcaaggggaacaaacaagtcagtcccagagatcaaccctgactgctctttggaaggccagattctgaagatgaaattgaaatactttggccacctaatgagaaggactcacaggagaagagcctaatactgggaaagactgagagcaaaagaaggggacgacagagaatgaggtggctggatggagtcactgaagcagtaggcatgagtttaaatggactccagacgatggtagaggataggaaggcctgaaggaacctTGTCCAtagggtcatgatgggttggacacgacttcgcaactaacaacgatCTTACAGGTGCCATTCAGAACTTCTGAGTAGAATTCATGGATTAATTTATTCATCATTAAGTTTGAAATCTTTCCCAAATTAGTGGCTCCCAACCCATTCCTAAGTGACTGCAATAATCAATTTTGAAATTCACTTTtgtgatacttttttttaaaaaaaagaaactcaaaaggcttagtattaaattttatttttgacatttttatGCACACtgtgaaagtaaaaaatataattaaaattatatcttaatataatttaaataattacatcAATAAATTATACATTCATTTTCATTAATACATTTAAGAGGCCACAATTCAGAAAAAATCTATTTCCTGCATGGAAGTTATTTAAATTGTTCAATTGAattcttttgtttcttgtttttataaaatgttctgggaactgaagaattaagtaaaaatatttaataaatatacacTTCAAATCCAGCAGATTTAATCATATACAAAAAAAAGTGTCAAATTTTCTCTGGGTTCCTCAACATCTTAGCTGTCAAGCAGCTATAATCTAAACACCCAACCAAGACCAGCTTGCTGAGATAAATTAGTtttcttgggatttttttttctcctctagaAGAAATAGAAACCTATTATAAAAGAAAACTAATCTGCTTGATAAATACATAGAACAAATGCAGAAAAAACATCATTCTGCAGCATGGCATTTTACAGTGTAATACCAGttattaccaggggtgaaatgctcccggttctgaccggatcttgcgatctggtagcaatcgtggctggtggtccggcgatccagtagcgatcgctGAACCACCGGCGACACTCGcctcccgggtgtcattacttccacgggtgtcattacttccatgTGCGCGACttccgagccagtaaggaaggtaagtagatttcacccctggttattacATAGCATTTATATAATACAAGTACTGTATAAAAGGTATGAAGGACAAACCGAACAATGAAAGACAAACAGATAAAGAGAGGCAACACTGGCCAAGATGAAGCACTAagggaaaatattaaaattaagcatTCAGTTCAAGAAAGGGCAGGGTACCGTATTGCTGATGAAAAgacaactggaaaaaatcatagcAATAGGAAACTTAAAGAACACAGGTGACCAATTTAAGTAAGACAGTGTTGTcttaagaaaaattcaaaaagttgGGCATAATCAGAGATTCTTTTCTGTAAGTTCCAGTGATATAACACTAAGAACAACAAGCCTTTATTAAGAGCACCCTAAATAAAAGCCTTTATTAAAAGCACTCTTTGGTTatcctgagatttttttttccagccagcaatatttttccctttcatttttcATCTTTTAGAAAGAATCTTCACAAATACCATCAAAGTTTTGTACTAAAGGGTCCAAAAAGTAAAATTCTTAGCAAGTAGTGTGTTAGACCCTATTAGATTTCAATATTTCTTCAGCCAtacaaaatatttaacatttaacaaaCATAATACAAAAAACCTGCATTTTTCAAGTTATAAGTCAACTATAGAAATCTATAATCTACCTGAACACTCACAATATTACACAAAATGTAGTGTTAAAGTGTTAATGTTGAACTGGCCTTCTTTGCATAAAGTGCAATGCTAAAAGAGAGATTCCAGAGTTCAAAATCATGCTGAAATCCAGCAAGAGTGGATTATCCAGAACTCACCTTGTCTCCTATGGGAGACAGGCTCTTCCCCACCATATAAGTGATATAGGAAAATAAAAAGTTGCCACATACTCTATGGAAACCTGATGGCAAATTAAGAGAAAAATGACTTAATGTCTGATTGTTGGACAACTATTGAACGGTTTAATATAAAAATGGgttttacaggaattgggtaatcTTCTTAgtttctgaaaataaaaaaggatacaGATGAGAGATTTGAAAAAACTGAAAAACAAGTTGTATTTTAGTGGGGTTACTTGTTCCTATTCATTTAGTAAGGCAATATATATAGGAACTTAAACAAAAAGCAATGCcttttattttaagatttaatGAAAAAGATTTAACTAGTTAATTCCTTCAAGAAAAGGCCTTACCAAATGAATGAGAAATAGAAAAGTAGGGAGTTACGTACTTTTACAATATTATTGACCAAAAATTTATGATACGTCTAAATTGGGCTCTCTGTTAACTGATACAAAATCAGGAAGCAGAAAATGAATTATATATGAGAAACCATAAGATTTTGAAAACTGAGAATTTTTTGCATCCCAATTTCATTTCCTGAGTTCTCTTATCTCAATTAAGCAAAAGAATGATCCACGTCCTTAAAATAAAAGCACTTTATTGAATGAAAAAGAGCACTTAACCTGCTTTACCATCATGATGTcacaatggggaaaaaagaacccaCTCAAGATTATTGTTTGTGTTTAAAGCAGCAAATCTGTGGTCCTTGATCCATTTTGGAATAGCTCACATATCTCGTTGTGGTACAGAAGAtatgaggaaggaagagaacctGTCTTGCAAATCTAAGCAACAACCCCTTCAAGTCAATGAATTAAATGCCAATGCACAGGAAAATATACAGAGGTCCATGGCAGCTTtgtttgaaatataaataaatattgttatataaataaattaataaataaatatacaccaatagtgattcccccccccactacAATTCCGTTGAGCGCTCTTTGAGAAGTACAGCAGGGCTGATTTCATCCATCGACCTGCTGGATGCACTGACGTTATTTGTTGCCAGTGTCTCGGAGCTGATGACATGGAAAGCTGTGCCGGGGCAGCCCTTCACATTATTGCAAACGAGGCTTTGGAGTGAGGCTGTATTCACgatgtcaaagcccactgcaccCCCAAAAGTACTTGGCTTCCAGTATTCAGGTGAGCAGATGACGTTTCCCATAAGACCTTTCAAGGAGAAGGGAGCCCCAAGTTCAATCATGGTTTCACCAAAGATGGCTCCAGGACGTGGCTTTTCAATAAGAAGAGCAGGGTATAATTCCATAGCATCAATATCACCATAGAGTTCTTGAAGTTCTGCAGCCATTTCTTTTTCACCTGTAATAAAGGTATCAGCATTCAGCACAAAATAAACTCTTTCTTCTTGATCTGGATATTGCATTTTAATCTTGGTGACCCAGCATAGAAGATAGTTGAACCTAAATCAATAAACCTGCTACTTTCAATCCCTTAAAACAAGGGTGATGCAATTCTTCTTAACTCAGGGTCATAATCTGCCTTAAAACATTGCAGAGATGGGTATTTCATTATTAAAATTCATGTAGCTAAATCTATGTATTTGCAACTCTCTCTGCATTTCCATCttgattaaaaattataattcagtGGCAATCTGTAGTGAAGCTTTTTAGGTTGTGCACCCTTTCTTTAATTGGAGATGCAAAGAATTGGACTGGGGACACAAGATCTACCTTTGAGATACAcacatgcttgcttgcttgcaccCATGACTTACCAGTAAGTTCTTCAAATGATGTGTAAGGTTTCAGCATAAAGAACTTTCGGTATTCATTCAAGGATCGGTATCTCATCTGCCGGCTTTGATCAATGGAAGCTTTAGCTACTTTCTGCACTACAGCAGGAAGATTCCTACCTCCAGCTACCTGttgtcaaaaataataatatgaaaaatCATAATGAAGACACAGTACAAATTATATTAATTCAGAGAAAACAGTGTTATTCATTTAAAGACTGTTATGCTTATTATGCtcgcaaagaaaaataaatatgtaataggAAGGATAATATAATTTAGTATACCCTTGGCATGGATTTTCCGTATCTTATTTGACTACCAAAACAAAAGAAGACtgtctattttttaaattaaactggTTTGGCTACTTTAGTCACATATTTGCATTATCCCTGAAAGCTACCAAAGTCTAGTTTTCAAAGAGAAATGAGTTAGGATTTTACACATACTCAGATCTGGTTTATTAAAAAGACAGATAGTTGGAACTCTTTTTGCTGATATCTAGTTTTATATGTTGAATGATTAAACAAATGGAACATTTCCTCATGTGTTCTGAAGCAGAAGCTGAGAGCATCCTCCTCCACATAAAAGAAGGATATTTTtctataaatatgaaataatgaaatagtgTCCTTTGGCATATGACTACTGGTAACCTCTGTTGCATATGCTACATGTAAAGGCCATTCTCAATATGAAGCATAAGAAAATCAAATCATATAGCTATCTCAATTAAAATTTCAGATAGTACCATACCAACTATCAATAGGGCTATTCTTTTTCTGTTCTTAAAAGGTTTTCAGATATGGTAGTGAGTTAACAAAGGACAGCGATGCTATTATAGAAGCTGGGAAGTATagacatatatataaataaatgtctgCTCCCTCATGTCAGTTGAAATGCGATTTTGATCAAGGTGGAAGaaagggtttagaaaatttagaactacgccaccttcggcatgacctgtgtataactcataaaatcatctgctaaaatgtccttcctgtcaaagactacttcagcttcaaccacaacaatacacgagcacacaatagatttaaacttaaagtgaaccgctccagtcttgattgtagaaaatatgacttcagtaacaagagttgttatgggacacgatggctcaggggctaggacattgagcttgccgatcgaaaggtcggcagctcagcggttcaatccctagtgctgccgtgtaacggggtgagctcctgttacttgtcccagcttctgccaacctagcagtttcgaaagcatgtaaaaatgcaagtagaaaaaatagggaccacctttggtgggaaggtaacagcgttccgtgcgcctttggcattgagtcatgctggccacaagaccacggagatgtcttcagacagcgctggctcttcggctttgaaacggagatgagcactgccccctagagtcggcaacgactagcacctatgtgtgaggggaacctttaccttttaacaagagttgttaatgtctggaatgcactacctgactctgtggtctcatcccaaaatccccaaagctttaaccaaagactatctactgttgacctcaccccattcctaagaggtctgtaagggacgtgcataagagcaccagtgtgcctaccattcctgtcctaatgttccctttggttgtattcaatttatatggctatttcattcttatacttatatatattgttgtgtttgacaaaataaataaaaataaagaatcttACCCTTCCAGCCATTTGTTTGGAGAAAGACTGCACCATGTGAGAAAGGCCATGTTCTAACATAATGGAATTGTTATACATGAACTGTTGGTACGTATATTCTTGGTTTTGGATATGAAAGGTATCAGGCAGAAGAGGATGCCAATGGTAGAGGGTATTGAACTCTGCTGCTATTCTGTTCTGATATTGAAATCTCTGGTTGAAGAGAAGTTCTGGATCAAACTTCAGTTTGAAATGGTATCCACTTAAATGTTGCACGTAGTCTTCAATCACAATCTTGATGGTTTCTCCTTTAAGAAAACACACAATAAAATGAGCATTGCAGTTTAATTTCAATGACAGCCCCAAATACCTAATCCCACTATTCCAAAATGGTTTATTTTGTGTCTGGCAGATTCTGTACTGTAAATATGCCAAATAATAATAAGTCAATAATCCCAACCAATCTAAAAAAGTATCTCTAATTAACATTGTATTTCCCATGACTCTGTGAAGTTCAGATAGGGATTACAGGCGTAGTAACtatcttttccatttttctttcagcAGGTAATGCAAATTAATTATGATATGTTGCATTGATATCATAATAAGGAAGGTTCCTTCCCATATTCTCTCCATTCCCCCAAAGTTCCAAAACTTATTATTTTCTATTGGCTGACATAGTATGCTATTTGGTCCCTTTCTTTGAAAATTCTATAGCTATTCTAAATATACCTTTTATTTTGAGAGGGTGAAATGTATTTGTTTCTCACCCTGTCCCAAACCATTTTTGATGGCATACTTGAGATCACTTTCAAAGTCTATCCAAATTTACTTTTTGTTCAAAAGTTCCTTTACAGTTCAGCATTAGACACTGGCTTTATACAATGAACTTCTATTTAACCACTGTAGCTTGTGAATGCAGACAGAACCTCCCCTTTGCATTTctgaataatattattttttagatttcacacaAAGGTAtatgtgaaatatttgttaaattaCCTATCAAAATTAGTCTGGCAGTCTGAAATAGTCGTTCATCATCCCATTCTGGGTGTTCTCCTTTAAGAATGTCACAGACCCGATTATGTTCCCGGAGCCACAACGTGGCATACATCATCAGCCCTGGAACCAAGCCAAAGACCTCCTGTCCTACAGAAAATTTCAGATGGTCAGGGATATGGGGTGGATAAATCATTTCTGCCTCAGTTTCTTTCACAGTAGGTGGATACATTTCTCCATTGATCATctgtaatgaaaaaaaaagtaaatgaaaagTGCATTCTCATACATGCAATTTATAAAATACAGAATTCTGTCCTACTTAATGTTACTTCAAATAGTAAGCTGATGTAAAAGTTAGTGAGTTTGAGCCTTCTGCTTTCATTAGCTGCATCAGTCCTTTATATAGCAGCAATACATCAAGTAGAACTGAAGGAATTTCTCCAGGAAACCTAAACCCACCTGAAATTTTAGCTTTCCATCCTTAAAAAGTCTTAGTTTCATCTGCCTGTCCAAAGTCTCTCCATAGATGTGACTAAGATCAACCTGTTCACAGAACAACAGACA comes from the Ahaetulla prasina isolate Xishuangbanna chromosome 3, ASM2864084v1, whole genome shotgun sequence genome and includes:
- the PTGS2 gene encoding prostaglandin G/H synthase 2, yielding MIVPALFLFSLLAFSQAVNPCCSNPCQNRGFCMTKGFDQYECDCTRTGFYGENCTKPEFYTWLKLKLKPAPDTVHYILTHFKGIWDIINNIPFLHNAIMRYILMSRSHLIESPPTYNSNHGFKSWEVYSNLSYYARAVPPVDHDCPTPMGVKGKKELPDSKTIVEKFLLRRKFIPDPQGTNIMFTFFAQHFTHQYFKTDIKKGPGFTKGLGHGVDLSHIYGETLDRQMKLRLFKDGKLKFQMINGEMYPPTVKETEAEMIYPPHIPDHLKFSVGQEVFGLVPGLMMYATLWLREHNRVCDILKGEHPEWDDERLFQTARLILIGETIKIVIEDYVQHLSGYHFKLKFDPELLFNQRFQYQNRIAAEFNTLYHWHPLLPDTFHIQNQEYTYQQFMYNNSIMLEHGLSHMVQSFSKQMAGRVAGGRNLPAVVQKVAKASIDQSRQMRYRSLNEYRKFFMLKPYTSFEELTGEKEMAAELQELYGDIDAMELYPALLIEKPRPGAIFGETMIELGAPFSLKGLMGNVICSPEYWKPSTFGGAVGFDIVNTASLQSLVCNNVKGCPGTAFHVISSETLATNNVSASSRSMDEISPAVLLKERSTEL